The genomic DNA TTCCATCTAGTTAAACTCCTCAACATGCGTATATACCTGCAATTTATTATTTTGTGGTCTAAAATACTGAAAATGGCTTTTGTTCTAACTAGATGTCTTGTATGGGCAACACACCTTTCTCCATTTGGGCAGTTGGATGTAGGTGTCCTGGGGGAGGGCTGGGATGCCGCCAGGAATGATGAAGCTTCCCTCGTAGAAGGCTGGaagggagagagcagcaggctGAGGTGGGTCTGTTGGTTTCGTTTCACAGAGAAGGCCCTGACTGACCGCCTCATCGATACTGAGGCTGTACATGGTCCAGCTGGTGAGCATATCTTTCCCCAGAGTCAGGTTGGACACTAGGCCCTGTGCAGCAAAGAAACCAGACAGAAAGAGCAGATAATTCACACTGACATCCCAGCTTGTTGGAAACTGTAATGTTTTacttcacacattttttttcaaattgaaatATAACATATCATTTGGTTGCAGTTACATCTAATCTGTAAATTAAACTGTTTTTAGGATTGTGCAATCTGAAATCTGAAACCCAGTAAAGCCTTGTGACACCTGTAGCCTATGTCAAAGCACACagtaactttaaaatgtagctGCAAAAAAATAACCTTAAGGTCGTTGATGTCTTTTCCGTAGTTGATTCTGCCCATATTCTCCACCAGTATCTCCAGCTGACTGCCAGCTTTCCCAGTCACTTTGACAGTTATGGCTTTGTTCCTTTCAAGAATCCCCACAGCCACCTAGAGAAGAAATCAGCAATGTTATATCAGAAATAATCACTTTGCTACATTTTTTACAAGaaatatgtataataaaaaaacaacgttATACACTACCCGAGTTCCAGTGCAGAGTAGACACattaaaacagtatttttttatctatcttaaaataaaaaatatgaacaaatCTACAAAAAAGAGTTTAAGTTCTCTAATTTCAAATGTTGTCTAAACACAAGCATCCGTACAAGAACTGGTGCTAACCTAAAATTGGTACAATGATGACGGTGCTGGGGACGTATTTAGTACCAATAAAGTTTTTTGACTTTTGACGGCCAGCGTTATGTTTAGCTATCTGGGGATAAAAGCAACTAAAGGAATGTGCATGGACTTGCATGTAATATTTGATAAGAAACAATCAGACTCACCCCGTCCACTGACACATAGGCTCTGTCATGGACCCCGTTCAGTGGAGATGACAGAGGAGTTGGTGTGCTGCAGTTAACAGGCAGTGTAGTCCTGTACAGCACATAACCAAAGGCCTACAGGACAAATAGGAAAGAGGCACATCTTGAACAAATTAAAAATCAATCATACAGTTTGACAAAATATTGCTAATGAACTTCAAGCTTActacataaaacagaaaaaaaaacattaaaggatACCTGGTTCAGTTCAATGAAAGTCTGAGGATACATGCTTTTGACGGGACCAGAGAAAGACAGTGTTTCTAAGGCATCTGATATCGTCTGGAGCTGCGGTGGCAGAGGTTTGCTTTTTAGTACTTCATGTTTTAAATCATgtgacaaaaagtttttttaatggTAAGTTCATAGAAACACAGGGTCCACCGAGTACCTACCTTTTTCATCGCAACAGTCCCATATGCATACTTTGGAGTTGTGGGTGGTATTGGTCCCTCTGGTATCTTATGGTACTGTTGTGAAAGGATACACAAGTTCTTTCAGATGACATATACTctaataagttaaaaaaaaatatgaatgtaatACTTGTGGTTGTGGCACATTAATAACACCTCTATATTTGACACAAACAGCTGAAGTGATATTTAAAAGCAAAACTAGAGGGCCTGCACTAGTGTTCTTACCATTTGGATCACCTCTCGAATAGCAAAGTACTTCTCTGTGAGGTCTCCTGCTTCCGTGAGCGGGGCATCGTAGTCGTAGCTTGTGGGCTGCGGGCTGTATGGCGTGTTGGCACCTGAGATATCAGGAGGCAATCAGAGGGGGAGTTTCTTCTTAAGGCAATCCATTTTGCAACACACAAGAAGTGGTTCTGCTGTAAGTCTGTTGAAGTGCACTCACCATTCCAGTATCCAAAGTTTGTTCCTCCTATGAACATGTACCTGGGAGGAGCGAAATCAAACTGAAATGTAGACAGAAATGAAGCACACGTAGATTCTAACAACTTTAAACTATTTAGAAAGTTATTCCCTCTCTTCAAGAGAGTGTATTCTGCAGATGTACATTATGTAACATACTAACCAACTAATTTGTTGGCTGGAGTGTCACCATCATAGCAACTTGTTTACATTTCCGGCATCAGCTGATCAGCTTCCAGTGTATTACTGTGTCTAAAGCTGTCATAGAAATCTGTAGACTCACAGGTTAACGTTTGCTCCCACGGCCAGCATCTCATTGAGGGACTTGGCCACTATGGCGGACAACACAACAGAGTGATGTGACCCCCAGTGGTCCAGCCAGCCAGTGTAAAATTCAGAGTTCACCTGTTAACACAGGACAAACCCCTATGAGTGTCTAAGAGAAAATCTAGCGTGGTTCAAAAATCACAAACCGTACTGAGGGAAATACTTGCCAAAGGTCCATGAGGTTCAGCGTGTCTCTGTGCAGCAAAGGCAGCGGTTATATTTCCACCTAACAGCATCAAAACACAAAGATAAGCTCACATGTATTTGTGCAATTTCCTCATGACTTCTGACTAAGTTAATGTGAGGAAAAAACAGAAGCTGACCACTAATATCGCAACTACTGTAAAATGTCATGTATTAGTCTGATCTCAAGTTGCCTCTACAATACATAATCAAACCTTTAACCAGCGATCAATATTTGCTTATATTACATTGCATTGACTAGACACCTGACACCTACCTGGCCCAAAGTCCACAGTGGCGTAGAGACCTTGTATTGAGCCACACTTGAGGTAGCTAAGCCCAGCTCCATCTGTGGTGAAGAGCACCACCTCCTCGCCCAGGTGAGACCGGAACAGTTTGCTCAGGTGGCGCATGTAGTTGTAGTCACAGGCAAAATAACTGCCATATTCATTCTCCACCTACCAAACACAGGCACAGCAGAAGGAAGATGTTATTTTACTTATTGAATGAAGTACTGTAATGATATGTAATgcacaacaacagacacagaccTGCAGAAATCAGTCCAGGACTCACCTGCACAGTGATGATAGGACCACCGTTCTGGTAGAGGTAAGGCTTCATCATCGGCAGTAACTTCCCCATCCACTTATCTACTGCTGCGATGTAATCTGAAATACACAAAGTATAGTGTTGTATGTACTGCAGCATGCAACCACAACTATATTTCATTATTACCTGCGCCCAAGGAGGTCATGGTTTTGGCTTGGGTTTGTTTTTaggtttgtttgcttgtttgtttgtttgtctgtcagcaggatcaCAGAAAAACAACTGGCCATGAAATTTGATGGAAGGGTGTTTCATGGGCCAAGGCAGAGCCCATTCAATTTTGGAGCAGATCGGAATCATGGGGCgaatacacaaattattttctttatttgtgttaacattgtgagatagggcatttttttctgcattcaTCTGGTGTCTGAATAATCTGAAAATTAGTTTCCACCTGgaaaaattcacactgcattaacattgtgaggtAGGGTATGCCTTGGAGGAGGTCTGCCCATCTAATTcatcttgtttttcttcttacctGAATCTGAGGACCGCAGCACAATGTCTTTCTTGTTGAGAAGCCAGGCAGGCAGCCCACCCTGAATACACACAGAACAATGTAATGGAAGCAGGTTTTTGGTGCAACTTAAATGGAAGGTCAAGTTCAAATGAATTCAAAGTGATACTACATCACAACTCCATGTTTTGAGTAACCCCCCTTTGTACACTTCAAAGGTGGCTTTAAAAAAGTTTCTAGTTGTGTCCTTCATGAACAACAATGATCATGGTCCTCTTAAAATCCCGTCAGTTACAATAGATTCCAGTTCTCATACTGGAAAACAAACACCAaacttctatatatatatatatatatatatatatatatatatatatatatatatctggtgGGGATAAATATGACTAGTTTATGTACTGTTGGGTGGCTCAGTCTttaaatgcatcatattttataatttgATCAGATGGTTGTTTGTATAATCTTGATCTCCAAAGTAACAACTATACAActatagctgtcagataaatgtggtGTAAAAGGAACAATATTTCCTGAAATgtgttgaaataaaagcataaagTAGCATGAGATGAAAATTCTTCAAGAGTTTGATATGTGccgcatttctttctttttaaattgtctctgaaacttttttttttttctagaaacTCTatcaaaaactcaaaatgtgtacatttaCTGACAACCCGCACTTACCATGTCCCACTCTCCACATATGTAGGGTCCAGGCCGAAGGATCACCACTAAACCAAGGTCTTGGGCCAGCTTAAGGAAATATTCCACATCTCTATCTCCACCAAAATTGTACCGGCCTGGAGACTCCTCGTGGTAGTTCCAGGGAATGTAccttcaacataaaaaaaagtgtgaatataatcccaacacacacactctagttATTTATGTAGGTTGTGGCTAGCTAATATACACATAAGATCAGGATAGTCCCCTCTCTATCAATATGCTTTACCGGAAGTCCTGGGtacatacattttacacaatTGCATTcctttatatatactgtattagggctgcacaataggagggaaatatctaattgcaattattttgactgatattgtgattgcgatatgattcatgatattggaggaaattatcatttttgtattattattctaattttcattgaaaaatattacattcagttttttttttctttagtctgtacgatgggatttgtaggccgggacatctctgcagcaccacaatattaaattcagaatggtttgacacatattttgcctttaacaaatattgcgtccccctgtgatttggatattgctctagtccatattgcgatttcgataaaattgcgatttaattgtgcagccctacactgAATATACCGTAGACAAAAAAGTCTCTCTTACTGTATGTCTATAATATTTTACATACGTTAAAAACAACTAATGACACAAAACATATCAAAGATTTGCCGTTTGTCACCTAAACAGGTATGTCAGGTGTAGAGAGGTGTGACGTACAGATTTAAAGACCACTGTCAGTGCAGTTACTTATTCTGTCCACTATGCTGTTAATACCAGCAATTCTGAGGAAGTTTGTGAATCTGTATGTGGTCTAATGGCCTGTCAACAGATGTACAGCTCTATTGATCACTCGTTGAATCTGGTCTATAAGTTACTGATGAT from Sander vitreus isolate 19-12246 chromosome 2, sanVit1, whole genome shotgun sequence includes the following:
- the glb1 gene encoding beta-galactosidase, whose product is MFLLRFGSILLLLFGQTLGAPRSFSVDYQNDCFRRDGQEFRYISGSIHYSRIPRVYWKDRLLKMYMAGLNAIQTYIPWNYHEESPGRYNFGGDRDVEYFLKLAQDLGLVVILRPGPYICGEWDMGGLPAWLLNKKDIVLRSSDSDYIAAVDKWMGKLLPMMKPYLYQNGGPIITVQVENEYGSYFACDYNYMRHLSKLFRSHLGEEVVLFTTDGAGLSYLKCGSIQGLYATVDFGPGGNITAAFAAQRHAEPHGPLVNSEFYTGWLDHWGSHHSVVLSAIVAKSLNEMLAVGANVNLYMFIGGTNFGYWNGANTPYSPQPTSYDYDAPLTEAGDLTEKYFAIREVIQMYHKIPEGPIPPTTPKYAYGTVAMKKLQTISDALETLSFSGPVKSMYPQTFIELNQAFGYVLYRTTLPVNCSTPTPLSSPLNGVHDRAYVSVDGVAVGILERNKAITVKVTGKAGSQLEILVENMGRINYGKDINDLKGLVSNLTLGKDMLTSWTMYSLSIDEAVSQGLLCETKPTDPPQPAALSLPAFYEGSFIIPGGIPALPQDTYIQLPKWRKGQVWINGFNIGRYWPTRGPQVTLFVPANILSTAAPNNVTVLELEEAPCSSGPCSVEFTATPILNATVQSNYKQHWYRQAMRQWEVKAND